A region of Bacillota bacterium DNA encodes the following proteins:
- a CDS encoding type II toxin-antitoxin system Phd/YefM family antitoxin, with protein MKTINVTNARDNLYTLIDETEINHEPIQITGKRNNAILISESDWNAIQETLYLLSIPNMRESIIEGINTPISDCSEKLQW; from the coding sequence TTGAAAACAATAAATGTTACTAATGCAAGGGATAATTTATATACTTTGATTGATGAAACCGAAATAAACCACGAACCAATACAAATAACGGGTAAACGTAACAATGCAATTCTTATATCAGAAAGCGATTGGAACGCTATACAGGAAACATTATACTTGTTAAGCATTCCAAACATGAGGGAATCTATAATCGAAGGAATAAATACTCCGATTTCAGATTGTTCTGAGAAATTGCAATGGTGA
- a CDS encoding Txe/YoeB family addiction module toxin — protein sequence MVNFKLVYTKKAQDDALKLKNVGLKDNVEKLLNILKVNPFQNLPHYEKLVGDLAGVYSRRINLKHRLVYQVFKDEKIVKVIRMWSHYE from the coding sequence ATGGTGAACTTTAAGCTGGTATACACCAAAAAAGCCCAGGATGACGCACTTAAGTTGAAGAATGTTGGCCTTAAAGATAATGTTGAAAAATTGCTTAATATTTTAAAAGTTAACCCTTTTCAGAATCTACCTCATTATGAAAAGCTTGTGGGGGATTTAGCGGGTGTTTATTCCAGAAGAATTAATTTAAAGCACAGACTTGTGTATCAAGTTTTTAAAGATGAAAAGATTGTAAAAGTAATTAGAATGTGGTCACACTATGAATGA
- a CDS encoding MFS transporter: MDNRSKPTKERNNVRTLGWVAFFGGFGQDMIQPILPIFYSSVLGLSKGTIGLIEGSLTTIVSVFKILSGIISDRIGRRKSIVFIGYLLSAISRFLFGTVSSAWQAFTLRLIDGIGKGTKDAPRDVLIAQSAKEGRVGFSFGYQRMLDTFGSVMGPLATTGILYLLVNGNIRYRIIFYIAGLISAVTILLIGLFVSEKATPVSKEQTKFDFSILKGKFLFFLIIMLVFTLGNSSDSFLFLRAQNVGIDPVIIPIVYAVFNLLYALLSVPAGSLSDKIGRVKVMQVGWLVYALSYLGFAVANHPWHIWLIYIFYGLYYATTEGIAKSLIARIVPDSKRGTAYGLFNASLGIMTLPANIIAGYLWDKVSPSATFYFGAACAFAALLSISFSKIERAP; encoded by the coding sequence GTGGATAATAGGAGTAAACCGACCAAAGAACGAAATAATGTTCGTACACTAGGCTGGGTAGCCTTTTTTGGTGGTTTCGGTCAGGATATGATTCAGCCCATACTTCCAATCTTTTATTCCTCTGTTTTGGGATTAAGCAAAGGGACTATAGGTCTTATTGAGGGCAGCTTGACAACAATCGTAAGTGTTTTTAAAATACTCTCCGGTATTATTTCCGACAGAATAGGAAGACGAAAGAGTATTGTTTTTATAGGCTATTTACTTTCGGCAATAAGCCGTTTCTTATTTGGCACTGTGTCTTCTGCATGGCAAGCTTTTACTTTACGTTTGATAGACGGTATAGGAAAGGGAACAAAAGATGCTCCCAGGGATGTATTAATAGCCCAATCTGCAAAGGAAGGTCGGGTGGGATTCTCTTTCGGATATCAGCGTATGCTTGATACTTTTGGTTCCGTTATGGGACCGCTAGCAACAACCGGGATACTTTATCTATTAGTAAACGGAAATATAAGGTACAGGATAATCTTTTATATCGCAGGTCTTATTTCTGCGGTAACAATACTTTTAATCGGACTTTTTGTAAGTGAAAAAGCCACACCTGTTTCCAAGGAACAAACAAAATTCGATTTTAGCATATTAAAGGGTAAATTCCTGTTTTTCCTTATAATCATGCTTGTTTTCACGTTGGGTAATTCAAGCGATTCATTTTTATTTCTGCGTGCTCAAAACGTTGGTATAGATCCTGTTATTATACCGATTGTATATGCGGTGTTTAATCTCCTTTATGCTCTTTTGTCCGTTCCGGCTGGCAGTCTTTCGGATAAGATAGGCAGGGTCAAAGTAATGCAAGTCGGATGGCTTGTTTATGCCCTATCGTATTTAGGCTTTGCCGTCGCTAATCACCCCTGGCATATATGGTTAATATACATATTCTACGGTCTTTATTATGCAACAACCGAAGGAATAGCGAAGTCATTGATCGCTCGTATAGTACCAGATAGCAAACGTGGTACAGCTTATGGACTATTTAATGCCTCATTAGGCATTATGACCTTGCCAGCAAATATTATTGCAGGATACCTTTGGGATAAAGTTTCTCCTTCGGCAACATTTTATTTTGGGGCTGCATGTGCTTTTGCTGCGTTATTGAGTATAAGCTTTTCAAAAATAGAAAGAGCTCCATAG